One Hordeum vulgare subsp. vulgare chromosome 4H, MorexV3_pseudomolecules_assembly, whole genome shotgun sequence DNA window includes the following coding sequences:
- the LOC123450871 gene encoding putative non-specific lipid-transfer protein 14, which produces MRPATAMAAAGWYLAAGAMVTATLLSLTAGTPTPPSSSSSSLDCGTVTSLLTGCAAFVRRGPGAAPLPAPGTACCDGVDGLYAVAADSPENWRSVCRCMAGLVRQNWSNASAIALLPALCGVSPVSAAHAVTYCSRYKGKRKLLSSFVSDR; this is translated from the coding sequence ATGCGACCAGCCACGGCCATGGCGGCCGCGGGGTGGTATCTAGCCGCCGGAGCCATGGTCACGGCCACCCTGCTGTCCCTGACGGCCGGCACGCCCacgccgccgtcgtcctcctcctcctcgctggactgCGGCACGGTGACGTCGCTGCTCACGGGCTGCGCGGCCTTCGTCAGGCGCGGCCCGGGCGCGGCGCCGCTGCCGGCCCCGGGCACGGCGTGCTGCGACGGGGTGGACGGCCTGTACGCCGTCGCCGCGGACTCGCCGGAAAACTGGCGGTCCGTGTGCCGCTGCATGGCCGGGCTCGTCCGGCAGAACTGGTCCAACGCGTCCGCCATCGCGCTGCTGCCGGCGCTCTGCGGCGTCTCGCCGGTGTCCGCCGCCCACGCGGTCACCTACTGCAGCAGGTACAAGGGGAAAAGAAAACTCCTCAGCTCGTTCGTTTCCGATCGATGA